Proteins encoded in a region of the Phoenix dactylifera cultivar Barhee BC4 chromosome 3, palm_55x_up_171113_PBpolish2nd_filt_p, whole genome shotgun sequence genome:
- the LOC103715683 gene encoding very-long-chain aldehyde decarbonylase GL1-8-like — translation MAMASLLESGWTYLITHFSEFQLSILGTFIIHESVFFLSGLPSVCFERAGLFSKYKIQRKSNTPDVHGKCIMRLIFYHVFVNLPVMIVSYPAFRYMGLRRSLPLPPWSVVLSQILFYFFLEDFVFYWGHRVLHTKWLYKHVHSVHHEHATPFGLTSEYAHPAEILFLGFATIIGPALTGPHLLTLWLWMILRVLETVEVHSGYHFPWSPANFLPLYGGAEFHDYHHRVLYTKSGNYSSTFIYMDWLFGTDKGYRKLKALEEQEGKQC, via the exons ATGGCCATGGCGTCTCTTCTCGAATCCGGCTGGACG TATCTGATCACTCATTTCAGTGAATTTCAATTGTCTATCCTGGGCACGTTCATAATACATGAAAGTGTTTTCTTCCTGTCTGGGCTTCCATCAGTATGCTTTGAGAGGGCAGGCCTTTTCAGCAAATACAAAATTCAG AGAAAGAGTAACACTCCAGATGTACATGGAAAATGTATTATGCGCCTAATCTTCTACCATGTCTTTGTGAATTTACCAGTTATGATCGTTTCCTATCCTGCCTTCAGATACATGGGCCTGAGACGCAGTCTTCCATTACCGCCCTG GAGCGTTGTTCTATCTCAAATACTTTTCTACTTTTTCCTGGAGGACTTTGTGTTCTATTGGGGACATAGAGTACTGCATACAAAATGGCTGTACAAGCATGTCCACAGTGTTCATCATGA ACATGCTACACCATTTGGATTGACTTCTGAATATGCACATCCTGCTGAAATATTGTTTCTTGGATTCGCAACCATTATCGGTCCTGCTCTCACTGGCCCTCATCTATTAACTCTGTGGCTATGGATGATATTGAGAGTCTTGGAGACAGTTGAGGTTCATAGTGGTTACCACTTCCCATGGAGCCCTGCAAATTTCCTGCCATTGTATGGAGG TGCGGAATTTCATGACTATCATCACCGTGTGCTCTACACCAAGTCTGGAAATTACTCATCAACTTTCATCTATATGGACTG GTTGTTCGGAACTGATAAAGGTTATCGGAAGCTAAAAGCGCTTGAGGAGCAAGAAGGAAAACAATGTTAA